Proteins encoded by one window of Anticarsia gemmatalis isolate Benzon Research Colony breed Stoneville strain chromosome 15, ilAntGemm2 primary, whole genome shotgun sequence:
- the LOC142978982 gene encoding uncharacterized protein LOC142978982 isoform X3 codes for MAITSYDVTCDKVGINNSSNSSKWSSGSRMLKVNFPTDGSLSSATSRSEKSKAKKHEPKSPYLTGDRVQLLSRVTEKRFVHKKTMDYVSSFPLAVNIYKANSDELKSLKRANKKTKKSVLTLPNKPTPVLQICTASDMNDSEYYSQTTDVRKPRIKKRTAIKNVRKPPGNNKSFEFYDRDAQYCSQLNINLDSSSTDLIKNHKGDGKRISSYPKKKSFKTPCSPARKELEEDDTKPHDVWTMLRSMNRFQFNTSPPMSEESLAALKKNKSPKKRISRKDTRNTNKSIVDCGSDPIKDFFTYSDNSKSSKAEIAVNEAKLKEKKSREPSPNGRMPLMKGISGMIFGKESQISNPAAIRRTEMQRRKPRLVTTMPSACMMPKLTHAEIKRRLASMRFPIVILGKDQVSSSIEVQNYDPPQFDGLDKQIWPFMLEWQGIKQNIPKTVIPQKNTAEAKKNEVAKKFNTPTPDVTSSKLKKNNNEVINRQPNCKNKKSTSHDSDTLHTKNKIEHRRLPIPAETNSKPNKKQKSIINLKDKMLNLLYKKISEKSIDSYEGPQNKSSKFKISAPNKVDASTETCNAMLKDVSKPTKLRSPGRSPSRKTKRSGTGYPWAKAKWASDFIENVIRKIKNGVYYSQDHKSTKRVMETSIQTDLTSDQEDTNYDVFDFSPKVTITKKHQDNCKAIPGFDNCLPGLEIKTLNMNQIAVKHCVTNVMMQFDVTVPADTNQTAMSPKTSSSLIPVEITESYTKIFKCKTTILNAMLPAELCSLIPKLMNLIDPQQKIAVRPAYCPGIVATASHLSTISEMSRNEVTTTESIRLLPFVSSVHNYMSPAIKQILRGMFAKTQIISKERCVVAKTIPVINSFDFVLIIDLLPKVTIQHDIMYTQKIELFIPVIADMVNNNTAPYQSNYLLTDLINNQGCTCTSLELYTNRNKKISTLFEPYNFATSIRNVLNSQTIHLNRMLFAFLNVLKIQYDGNIINFNMNIQANNGVKKSVSLTIKHLKIDSVKDEEACEGEFGLINKSLEFEHESSNNYNLLCKGQQSETEITANNKSKRKGFYRINRKCKSTTTISTMEKYNNTPLNQIQNLDDFFHLLGSKKILASVFDGYSAKKILSSLVQMKNWISDINSRQALLILLLTNKKDTPNLVRFRPILLQGIAVNRITRSTELDMEIEVIEREHFNKLSEASDYQRPFDDSSENLLKSLLEKRKKLNPSYLRVMARYVGLGLLKSPIKK; via the exons ATGGCAATCACTTCATATGATGTAACTTGCGATAAAGTTGGAATTAACAATTCGTCCAACAGCTCAAAATGGAGTTCTGGTAGCCGTATGCTTAAAGTTAATTTTCCAACAGACGGGAGCTTATCTAGTGCTACGTCCAGAAGTGAGAAAAGTAAAGCAAAAAAACATGAACCTAAATCTCCGTATCTAACAGGAGATAGAGTACAACTTCTTTCAAGAGTAACAGAGAAAAGATTCGTCCATAAGAAGACAATGGACTACGTGTCTTCGTTTCCGTTAGCTGTCAATATTTACAAGGCCAATTCTGATGAGTTGAAATCTTTAAAACGAGCtaataagaaaactaaaaaatctgTATTAACTCTACCAAATAAACCAACTCCTGTGCTCCAAATATGTACAGCAAGTGACATGAATGACTCTGAATATTACAGTCAAACAACTGACGTACGAAAGCCACGAATAAAAAAGCGTACGGCAATTAAGAACGTAAGAAAACCTCCTGGAAACAATAAATCTTTTGAGTTTTACGATAGAGACGCGCAATATTGCtctcaattaaatattaatttagacaGCAGTTCTAcggatttaataaaaaatcataaggGTGATGGCAAAAGGATAAGTAGTTATcctaaaaagaaaagttttaagaCTCCATGTTCACCTGCAAGGAAGGAATTAGAAGAAGATGATACAAAACCTCATGATGTATGGACTATGCTTAGAAGCATGAATAGGTTTCAGTTTAATACTTCACCTCCAATGTCTGAAGAGAGTCTTGCAGCTCTTAAAAAGAACAAATCTCCTAAGAAACGTATAAGTCGCAAGGATACACG taatacaaataaaagcatAGTAGATTGCGGCTCGGATCCTATTAAAGATTTCTTCACCTACTCTGACAATTCAAAGTCAAGCAAAGCTGAGATTGCTGTCAATGAGGCCAAGttaaaag AGAAAAAATCGCGTGAGCCATCTCCTAATGGACGAATGCCCCTGATGAAGGGAATATCGGGGATGATTTTCGGTAAAGAAAGCCAAATATCAAACCCAGCAGCAATCAGACGCACTGAAATGCAGAGAAGGAAACCTCGTTTAGTTACCACAATGCCCAGTGCATGTATGATGCCAAAATTAACACATGCTGAAATTAAGAGGAGGCTTGCTTCAATGCGGTTTCCAATAGTTATTTTAGGGAAAGATCAGGTTAGCTCTTCAATAGAAGTTCAAAACTATGACCCTCCCCAATTTGATGGTTTAGACAAACAAATATGGCCTTTCATGTTAGAATGGCAaggaattaaacaaaatattccaaaGACTGTCATACCTCAAAAGAACACAGCAGAAGCAAAGAAAAATGAAGTAGCTAAGAAGTTTAATACCCCTACTCCAGATGTTACTTCTAGCAAATTGAAGAAgaataataatgaagtaattaATAGGCAaccaaattgtaaaaataaaaaatccacCAGCCACGATTCTGACACATTACACACAAAGAACAAAATAGAACATAGAAGATTACCTATTCCTGCTGAAACGAATagtaaaccaaataaaaagCAGAAGTCGattattaatttgaaagataaaatgttaaatttattatacaagaAGATATCTGAAAAAAGCATAGATAGTTATGAAGGCCCTCAAAATAAATCAAGCAAGTTCAAAATTAGTGCACCGAACAAAGTTGATGCTTCCACAGAAACATGCAATGCGATGCTCAAGGATGTTAGCAAGCCCACTAAGCTCAGGAGCCCAGGGAGATCACCATCGAGAAAAACAAAACGCAGTGGAACTGGATACCCATGGGCAAAAGCTAAATGGGCAAGCGATTTTATAGAGAATGTAAtaaggaaaattaaaaatgggGTTTATTACAGTCAAGATCACAAAAGTACTAAAC GTGTAATGGAGACATCAATACAAACAGATCTAACTTCAGACCAGGAGGACACTAATTACGATGTTTTTGATTTCTCTCCTAAAGTGACAATTACGAAAAAGCACCAAGATAACTGTAAAGCTATACCAGGGTTTGATAACTGCCTACCAggattagaaataaaaacactaaatatGAACCAAATAGCTGTGAAACATTGCGTGACCAACGTTATGATGCAATTTGATGTTACTGTTCCCGCAGATACCAACCAAACCGCGATGAGTCCAAAAACGTCATCGTCTTTAATTCCAGTTGAAATAACCGAGAgttataccaaaatatttaaatgtaaaactacaATTTTGAATGCCATGTTACCTGCTGAACTTTGCAGCTTAATACCCAAGCTCATGAATTTGATTGACCCACAACAAAAAATTGCAGTGCGCCCAGCTTATTGTCCAGGAATAGTTGCGACTGCATCACATTTATCTACAATCAGTGAAATGTCGCGCAATGAAGTGACTACTACCGAGTCGATAAGATTGCTTCCCTTTGTTTCATCAGTTCATAATTATATGTCACCTGCTATTAAGCAAATATTGCGGGGCATGTTTGCAAAGACACAGATTATATCAAAGGAGAGGTGTGTGGTCGCAAAGACCATCCCAGTAATAAACAGTTTTGACTTCGTTTTGATAATAGACTTGTTACCGAAAGTAACCATCCAACATGACATAATGTACACTCAAAAGATTGAGTTATTTATACCAGTAATTGCAGATATGGTAAACAATAATACAGCTCCATACCAATCCAATTATTTATTGACTGACCTAATAAATAATCAAGGCTGTACTTGCACATCATTAGAACTTTAcacaaacagaaataaaaaaatatcaactctATTTGAACCTTATAATTTCGCAACTTCTATCAGAAATGTCTTAAATAgtcaaacaatacatttaaatcGCATGTTATTTGCGTTTCTTAACgttttgaaaatacaatatGACGGTAACATAATCAACTTCAACATGAACATACAGGCCAATAACGGAGTAAAGAAAAGTGTTTCTCTCactataaaacacttaaaaattgATTCTGTCAAGGACGAAGAAGCTTGTGAAGGAGAGTTCGGGCTGATAAATAAATCACTTGAATTTGAACATGAGTCATCTAATAATTACAATCTTTTATGTAAAGGACAACAATCCGAAACGGAGATTACAGCAAACAACAAAAGCAAAAGAAaaggtttttacagaataaaCAGAAAATGTAAATCGACGACTACCATATCAACTATggagaaatataataatacaccACTAAATCAGATTCAAAATTTGGACGACTTTTTCCACTTGCTAGgatcaaaaaaaatacttgccaGTGTGTTTGATGGCTACTCCGCTAAAAAGATATTATCATCTCTTGTACAG ATGAAGAATTGGATATCAGATATAAATTCAAGACAAGCCCTACTCATTTTGCtgctaacaaataaaaaagatacaCCGAATTtagtacgattcagaccaataCTTTTGCAAGGAATCGCAGTTAACAGAATAACTCGTTCAACAGAGTTGGATATGGAAATAGAAGTTATAGAAAGGGaacattttaacaaattgtCAGAG GCCTCTGATTACCAAAGACCATTTGATGACTCTTCAGAAAATCTTCTGAAATCGTTACTGGAGAAACGGAAGAAACTGAATCCCTCATATCTCCGTGTAATGGCGCGATACGTTGGTTTGGGACTGCTAAAATCAccgataaaaaagtaa
- the LOC142978982 gene encoding uncharacterized protein LOC142978982 isoform X2, with the protein MDYVSSFPLAVNIYKANSDELKSLKRANKKTKKSVLTLPNKPTPVLQICTASDMNDSEYYSQTTDVRKPRIKKRTAIKNVRKPPGNNKSFEFYDRDAQYCSQLNINLDSSSTDLIKNHKGDGKRISSYPKKKSFKTPCSPARKELEEDDTKPHDVWTMLRSMNRFQFNTSPPMSEESLAALKKNKSPKKRISRKDTRVIETCRTEEIAYISSYNVDESTHSLTQSSSFDRVTVINKQDEFSKICKQFEEGFLKTSFLHDPNLKNRADGKNKQKKKVKKVNTAPNNAPKENYAGPLQIKHNDLISKTQKGQKCYQNHSSDENRDDLSVSNIDDSKVLADSELTSVCSNTNKSIVDCGSDPIKDFFTYSDNSKSSKAEIAVNEAKLKEKKSREPSPNGRMPLMKGISGMIFGKESQISNPAAIRRTEMQRRKPRLVTTMPSACMMPKLTHAEIKRRLASMRFPIVILGKDQVSSSIEVQNYDPPQFDGLDKQIWPFMLEWQGIKQNIPKTVIPQKNTAEAKKNEVAKKFNTPTPDVTSSKLKKNNNEVINRQPNCKNKKSTSHDSDTLHTKNKIEHRRLPIPAETNSKPNKKQKSIINLKDKMLNLLYKKISEKSIDSYEGPQNKSSKFKISAPNKVDASTETCNAMLKDVSKPTKLRSPGRSPSRKTKRSGTGYPWAKAKWASDFIENVIRKIKNGVYYSQDHKSTKRVMETSIQTDLTSDQEDTNYDVFDFSPKVTITKKHQDNCKAIPGFDNCLPGLEIKTLNMNQIAVKHCVTNVMMQFDVTVPADTNQTAMSPKTSSSLIPVEITESYTKIFKCKTTILNAMLPAELCSLIPKLMNLIDPQQKIAVRPAYCPGIVATASHLSTISEMSRNEVTTTESIRLLPFVSSVHNYMSPAIKQILRGMFAKTQIISKERCVVAKTIPVINSFDFVLIIDLLPKVTIQHDIMYTQKIELFIPVIADMVNNNTAPYQSNYLLTDLINNQGCTCTSLELYTNRNKKISTLFEPYNFATSIRNVLNSQTIHLNRMLFAFLNVLKIQYDGNIINFNMNIQANNGVKKSVSLTIKHLKIDSVKDEEACEGEFGLINKSLEFEHESSNNYNLLCKGQQSETEITANNKSKRKGFYRINRKCKSTTTISTMEKYNNTPLNQIQNLDDFFHLLGSKKILASVFDGYSAKKILSSLVQMKNWISDINSRQALLILLLTNKKDTPNLVRFRPILLQGIAVNRITRSTELDMEIEVIEREHFNKLSEASDYQRPFDDSSENLLKSLLEKRKKLNPSYLRVMARYVGLGLLKSPIKK; encoded by the exons ATGGACTACGTGTCTTCGTTTCCGTTAGCTGTCAATATTTACAAGGCCAATTCTGATGAGTTGAAATCTTTAAAACGAGCtaataagaaaactaaaaaatctgTATTAACTCTACCAAATAAACCAACTCCTGTGCTCCAAATATGTACAGCAAGTGACATGAATGACTCTGAATATTACAGTCAAACAACTGACGTACGAAAGCCACGAATAAAAAAGCGTACGGCAATTAAGAACGTAAGAAAACCTCCTGGAAACAATAAATCTTTTGAGTTTTACGATAGAGACGCGCAATATTGCtctcaattaaatattaatttagacaGCAGTTCTAcggatttaataaaaaatcataaggGTGATGGCAAAAGGATAAGTAGTTATcctaaaaagaaaagttttaagaCTCCATGTTCACCTGCAAGGAAGGAATTAGAAGAAGATGATACAAAACCTCATGATGTATGGACTATGCTTAGAAGCATGAATAGGTTTCAGTTTAATACTTCACCTCCAATGTCTGAAGAGAGTCTTGCAGCTCTTAAAAAGAACAAATCTCCTAAGAAACGTATAAGTCGCAAGGATACACG CGTAATTGAAACTTGTCGAACTGAAGAAATTGCCTATATATCGAGTTACAATGTCGATGAAAGCACTCATAGTTTAACGCAGTCGTCCAGTTTTGATCGAGTTACAGTTATCAACAAACAGGATGAGTTcagtaaaatatgtaaacaatttgAGGAAGGGTTTCTTAAAACAAGTTTTCTACATGATCCAAATCTAAAAAATCGTGCTGatggaaaaaataaacaaaagaaaaaagttaaaaaagtgAATACTGCTCCCAATAATGCGCCGAAAGAAAACTACGCAGGGCCATTGCAGATAAAACATAACGATTTGATTTCAAAAACTCAAAAAGGCCAGAAATGCTATCAAAATCATAGTAGCGATGAAAATCGTGATGACTTATCTGTATCAAATATTGATGATTCAAAAGTCCTAGCTGATTCTGAGCTTACTTCTGTTTGtagtaatacaaataaaagcatAGTAGATTGCGGCTCGGATCCTATTAAAGATTTCTTCACCTACTCTGACAATTCAAAGTCAAGCAAAGCTGAGATTGCTGTCAATGAGGCCAAGttaaaag AGAAAAAATCGCGTGAGCCATCTCCTAATGGACGAATGCCCCTGATGAAGGGAATATCGGGGATGATTTTCGGTAAAGAAAGCCAAATATCAAACCCAGCAGCAATCAGACGCACTGAAATGCAGAGAAGGAAACCTCGTTTAGTTACCACAATGCCCAGTGCATGTATGATGCCAAAATTAACACATGCTGAAATTAAGAGGAGGCTTGCTTCAATGCGGTTTCCAATAGTTATTTTAGGGAAAGATCAGGTTAGCTCTTCAATAGAAGTTCAAAACTATGACCCTCCCCAATTTGATGGTTTAGACAAACAAATATGGCCTTTCATGTTAGAATGGCAaggaattaaacaaaatattccaaaGACTGTCATACCTCAAAAGAACACAGCAGAAGCAAAGAAAAATGAAGTAGCTAAGAAGTTTAATACCCCTACTCCAGATGTTACTTCTAGCAAATTGAAGAAgaataataatgaagtaattaATAGGCAaccaaattgtaaaaataaaaaatccacCAGCCACGATTCTGACACATTACACACAAAGAACAAAATAGAACATAGAAGATTACCTATTCCTGCTGAAACGAATagtaaaccaaataaaaagCAGAAGTCGattattaatttgaaagataaaatgttaaatttattatacaagaAGATATCTGAAAAAAGCATAGATAGTTATGAAGGCCCTCAAAATAAATCAAGCAAGTTCAAAATTAGTGCACCGAACAAAGTTGATGCTTCCACAGAAACATGCAATGCGATGCTCAAGGATGTTAGCAAGCCCACTAAGCTCAGGAGCCCAGGGAGATCACCATCGAGAAAAACAAAACGCAGTGGAACTGGATACCCATGGGCAAAAGCTAAATGGGCAAGCGATTTTATAGAGAATGTAAtaaggaaaattaaaaatgggGTTTATTACAGTCAAGATCACAAAAGTACTAAAC GTGTAATGGAGACATCAATACAAACAGATCTAACTTCAGACCAGGAGGACACTAATTACGATGTTTTTGATTTCTCTCCTAAAGTGACAATTACGAAAAAGCACCAAGATAACTGTAAAGCTATACCAGGGTTTGATAACTGCCTACCAggattagaaataaaaacactaaatatGAACCAAATAGCTGTGAAACATTGCGTGACCAACGTTATGATGCAATTTGATGTTACTGTTCCCGCAGATACCAACCAAACCGCGATGAGTCCAAAAACGTCATCGTCTTTAATTCCAGTTGAAATAACCGAGAgttataccaaaatatttaaatgtaaaactacaATTTTGAATGCCATGTTACCTGCTGAACTTTGCAGCTTAATACCCAAGCTCATGAATTTGATTGACCCACAACAAAAAATTGCAGTGCGCCCAGCTTATTGTCCAGGAATAGTTGCGACTGCATCACATTTATCTACAATCAGTGAAATGTCGCGCAATGAAGTGACTACTACCGAGTCGATAAGATTGCTTCCCTTTGTTTCATCAGTTCATAATTATATGTCACCTGCTATTAAGCAAATATTGCGGGGCATGTTTGCAAAGACACAGATTATATCAAAGGAGAGGTGTGTGGTCGCAAAGACCATCCCAGTAATAAACAGTTTTGACTTCGTTTTGATAATAGACTTGTTACCGAAAGTAACCATCCAACATGACATAATGTACACTCAAAAGATTGAGTTATTTATACCAGTAATTGCAGATATGGTAAACAATAATACAGCTCCATACCAATCCAATTATTTATTGACTGACCTAATAAATAATCAAGGCTGTACTTGCACATCATTAGAACTTTAcacaaacagaaataaaaaaatatcaactctATTTGAACCTTATAATTTCGCAACTTCTATCAGAAATGTCTTAAATAgtcaaacaatacatttaaatcGCATGTTATTTGCGTTTCTTAACgttttgaaaatacaatatGACGGTAACATAATCAACTTCAACATGAACATACAGGCCAATAACGGAGTAAAGAAAAGTGTTTCTCTCactataaaacacttaaaaattgATTCTGTCAAGGACGAAGAAGCTTGTGAAGGAGAGTTCGGGCTGATAAATAAATCACTTGAATTTGAACATGAGTCATCTAATAATTACAATCTTTTATGTAAAGGACAACAATCCGAAACGGAGATTACAGCAAACAACAAAAGCAAAAGAAaaggtttttacagaataaaCAGAAAATGTAAATCGACGACTACCATATCAACTATggagaaatataataatacaccACTAAATCAGATTCAAAATTTGGACGACTTTTTCCACTTGCTAGgatcaaaaaaaatacttgccaGTGTGTTTGATGGCTACTCCGCTAAAAAGATATTATCATCTCTTGTACAG ATGAAGAATTGGATATCAGATATAAATTCAAGACAAGCCCTACTCATTTTGCtgctaacaaataaaaaagatacaCCGAATTtagtacgattcagaccaataCTTTTGCAAGGAATCGCAGTTAACAGAATAACTCGTTCAACAGAGTTGGATATGGAAATAGAAGTTATAGAAAGGGaacattttaacaaattgtCAGAG GCCTCTGATTACCAAAGACCATTTGATGACTCTTCAGAAAATCTTCTGAAATCGTTACTGGAGAAACGGAAGAAACTGAATCCCTCATATCTCCGTGTAATGGCGCGATACGTTGGTTTGGGACTGCTAAAATCAccgataaaaaagtaa